A portion of the Cyanobacteria bacterium FACHB-DQ100 genome contains these proteins:
- a CDS encoding molybdopterin-dependent oxidoreductase has product MQNFSRREFLKIAGVSSSGLILGGCGVPIFADMVGAATEPLNQKFEELLFQPEKPVPEFAVSQIEPNQLIVNTFGFTPVLDPATFRLIIDGEVNQPLSLSLNDIYKLPVTSMVIRHVCVEGWAAIVQWGGVRLRDLIQLAQPKPDVKYVYFQSADRYSESWDLRSCLHPQTLMAYQKNGEPLPIQNGAPLRVASPIKLGYKQSKWVTRITLVNQLGRSRGYWEDQGYEWFAGL; this is encoded by the coding sequence ATGCAGAATTTTTCGCGGCGTGAATTTCTCAAAATTGCTGGAGTTTCAAGCTCAGGATTGATTCTTGGTGGCTGTGGCGTTCCGATTTTTGCCGATATGGTGGGTGCAGCCACAGAACCGCTCAATCAAAAATTCGAGGAACTATTATTTCAGCCTGAAAAACCTGTTCCTGAATTTGCAGTCAGTCAAATCGAGCCAAATCAGCTTATTGTCAATACGTTTGGCTTTACCCCTGTCCTTGATCCAGCAACCTTCCGATTAATTATTGATGGCGAAGTGAATCAGCCGTTATCACTGAGCCTGAACGACATTTACAAATTACCGGTGACCTCGATGGTCATTCGTCATGTCTGTGTGGAAGGATGGGCAGCGATCGTGCAGTGGGGCGGAGTGCGGCTGCGAGACTTGATCCAACTGGCGCAACCGAAACCGGATGTTAAATATGTTTACTTTCAGTCCGCCGATCGCTATTCCGAAAGCTGGGACTTACGATCGTGCCTGCATCCTCAAACACTGATGGCGTACCAGAAAAACGGCGAACCCCTGCCGATTCAAAACGGGGCACCTTTGCGGGTAGCTTCCCCGATTAAACTGGGATACAAGCAGAGTAAATGGGTAACGCGAATTACCTTAGTCAATCAACTCGGACGATCGCGGGGCTATTGGGAAGACCAAGGTTACGAATGGTTTGCCGGATTGTAA
- a CDS encoding cytochrome b/b6 domain-containing protein, with amino-acid sequence MELKVLPKQAILAKTFHWINVVSLFVMLTSGLQIYNANPVFGGRAGIPIPPLFTLGGWLAGGRDWHFAGMGLFSLNLLWYGIYVVVTRRWKHRFVGTNDIKALQTGKNPKRKYYAWHRVAYTAIVPILLLAILSGIGMYKPAQFPWIVEMFGDWQALRIVHFSSVPTVIGFAIVHSVLALKVGGSRLIDSMFW; translated from the coding sequence ATGGAACTCAAAGTTTTACCGAAACAGGCAATTCTGGCAAAAACATTTCATTGGATTAATGTTGTCAGCCTGTTTGTCATGCTGACGAGCGGCTTGCAAATCTACAATGCCAATCCGGTATTTGGCGGTAGAGCAGGAATTCCAATTCCGCCGCTCTTTACGCTAGGCGGCTGGCTTGCAGGCGGGCGAGATTGGCACTTCGCTGGAATGGGATTGTTTTCGCTGAACCTGCTCTGGTATGGAATTTATGTCGTCGTAACGCGACGGTGGAAGCATCGATTCGTGGGCACAAACGATATCAAAGCCCTGCAAACCGGAAAAAACCCAAAGCGAAAATATTACGCATGGCATCGGGTTGCTTACACGGCGATCGTTCCCATCCTGCTGCTTGCGATTCTGAGCGGCATTGGAATGTATAAACCTGCTCAATTTCCCTGGATTGTCGAGATGTTTGGAGATTGGCAGGCGTTAAGAATTGTGCATTTTTCTAGCGTTCCGACCGTGATTGGATTTGCGATCGTTCATTCCGTTCTCGCGCTCAAAGTTGGTGGCTCTCGCTTGATTGATTCAATGTTTTGGTAG